Proteins from a single region of Hermetia illucens chromosome 3, iHerIll2.2.curated.20191125, whole genome shotgun sequence:
- the LOC119652886 gene encoding E3 ubiquitin-protein ligase RNF4-like isoform X1: MSSCPAIKSEFFDDDSLDDVADLISRAEAIIEENRQRIQNRRSQNLDSIREQAIAMLREPSPRLDEDNIVEHESAIIEPEQSTSNRTLPSDLEDDVIFVSCQQAPPNRNVVIDLSTPDTALDKQSKRRRRSRLLETNDAPTEVVNINDTPSDTAKANISRLDIPFAHQQSNRNEFHINCAICLDACRKPTSTLCGHVFCEKCIKAAIASSHKCPLCKRKLSSKGIHPLFL; the protein is encoded by the exons ATGTCTTCATGTCCT GCGATTAAAAGTGAGTTTTTCGACGATGATAGCTTGGACGATGTGGCGGATCTGATAAGCCGAGCCGAGGCTATCATTGAAGAGAATCGACAGCGCATTCAAAACAGGCGATCCCAGAATCTGGACAGCATTCGGGAGCAAG CTATAGCGATGCTTCGCGAGCCTTCACCTAGATTAGACGAGGACAATATAGTGGAACACGAATCTGCTATTATTGAACCAGAACAAAGTACATCAAACCGGACGTTGCCATCCGATTTGGAAGATGATGTGATATTTGTTTCCTGTCAACAAGCTCCTCCAAATAGAAACGTAGTTATAGATTTAAGCACACCAGATACTGCATTAGACAAGCAATCCAAACGCCGCAGAAGATCCCGCCTCCTGGAAACTAATGACGCTCCAACCGAAGTTGTTAATATTAATGACACGCCTAGCGATACcgccaaagcaaatatttcaagacTAGACATTCCATTCGCCCATCAACAGTCCAACCGGAATGAATTCCACATAAACTGCGCAATATGTCTTGATGCATGCCGAAAACCCACATCGACGCTGTGCGGTCATGTTTTTTGCGAGAAATGTATTAAAGCAGCAATAGCTAGTTCTCACAAATGTCCTTTATGTAAGCGTAAATTATCTAGTAAAGGTATTCATCCTTTGTTTTTGTAA
- the LOC119652886 gene encoding E3 ubiquitin-protein ligase RNF4-like isoform X2 gives MFSRKWQLFMDAIAMLREPSPRLDEDNIVEHESAIIEPEQSTSNRTLPSDLEDDVIFVSCQQAPPNRNVVIDLSTPDTALDKQSKRRRRSRLLETNDAPTEVVNINDTPSDTAKANISRLDIPFAHQQSNRNEFHINCAICLDACRKPTSTLCGHVFCEKCIKAAIASSHKCPLCKRKLSSKGIHPLFL, from the exons ATGTTTTCGAGAAAGTGGCAACTGTTTATGGACG CTATAGCGATGCTTCGCGAGCCTTCACCTAGATTAGACGAGGACAATATAGTGGAACACGAATCTGCTATTATTGAACCAGAACAAAGTACATCAAACCGGACGTTGCCATCCGATTTGGAAGATGATGTGATATTTGTTTCCTGTCAACAAGCTCCTCCAAATAGAAACGTAGTTATAGATTTAAGCACACCAGATACTGCATTAGACAAGCAATCCAAACGCCGCAGAAGATCCCGCCTCCTGGAAACTAATGACGCTCCAACCGAAGTTGTTAATATTAATGACACGCCTAGCGATACcgccaaagcaaatatttcaagacTAGACATTCCATTCGCCCATCAACAGTCCAACCGGAATGAATTCCACATAAACTGCGCAATATGTCTTGATGCATGCCGAAAACCCACATCGACGCTGTGCGGTCATGTTTTTTGCGAGAAATGTATTAAAGCAGCAATAGCTAGTTCTCACAAATGTCCTTTATGTAAGCGTAAATTATCTAGTAAAGGTATTCATCCTTTGTTTTTGTAA